In Erigeron canadensis isolate Cc75 chromosome 1, C_canadensis_v1, whole genome shotgun sequence, a single window of DNA contains:
- the LOC122586728 gene encoding AT-hook motif nuclear-localized protein 16-like: MGSVLSPPAPPGVTGLDIYLASPQGQLVGGAISGPLIASTTVVIMAATFMNATFYRLPIDKNETEAVTTAQQNQHMIGLSDMYGIPQNFSGWQATLPSTDMYTWTAAQPLSKKI; this comes from the coding sequence ATGGGTTCAGTCTTGTCGCCACCTGCCCCGCCGGGTGTTACTGGCTTAGACATATACTTAGCTAGTCCACAAGGCCAGCTAGTAGGTGGAGCCATTTCAGGTCCACTTATAGCATCAACAACCGTTGTCATTATGGCAGCTACTTTTATGAACGCAACATTTTATAGACTGCCGATTGACAAAAATGAAACTGAAGCAGTCACTACAGCCCAACAAAATCAACATATGATCGGTTTATCAGATATGTATGGAATTCCACAAAACTTTAGCGGCTGGCAAGCCACCCTACCATCAACGGATATGTACACTTGGACAGCTGCACAACCACTTTCGAAAAAGATTTAA